The Microterricola viridarii nucleotide sequence GCGCTGCTGGAGCAGGCCACCCGCGTCGCCCCCGGCATCGAGTCGCCCACCGTCTCCCCGCTGCACGACCCGGAGTGGGCGGCCGTGCGGGTGATGATCCCGCGGGCGGAGACGAACCAGATGATGGACGCGCTCTACGAGATCGGCGCCCGCGCCATCCTCGTCAGCTCGATCCACGCTGCGAGGCTGTGACGGCCATGGCACTCTCCGTGCGCGTCATCCCGTGCCTCGACGTGGCCGACGGCCGCGTCGTCAAGGGCGTCAACTTCCAGAACCTGCGCGACGCGGGCGACCCCGTCGAGCTGGCCAAGCGCTACTTCGAGCAGGGGGCGGACGAGCTCACCTTCCTCGACGTCACCGCGACCGTCGACAACCGCTCCACCACCTACGACGTGGTGCGGGCCACCGCCGAGCAGGTCTTCATCCCGCTCACCGTCGGCGGCGGCATCCGCAGCGTTGAGGACGTCTCCCGGCTCCAGGCCAACGGCGCCGACAAGGTGGGCGTGAACAGCGCCGCCATCGCCCGCCCGGCCCTGATCGCCGAGATCGCCGACCGCTTCGGCTCGCAGGTGCTCGTGCTCTCGCTCGACGTCAAGCGCAGCGAGCGCACCGAGTCCGGCTTCGTCGTGACCACCCACGGCGGCCGCACCGAGACCGACCTGGACGCGCTCGACTGGGCGCGCCAGGCCATCGAGCTCGGCGTCGGCGAGCTGCTCGTCAACTCGATCGATGCCGACGGCACCAAGGCCGGCTTCGACCTCGAGCTGATCCGCATCATGCGCGAGCTCAGCACCGTGCCCGTCATCGCCTCCGGTGGCGCCGGCGCAGTGGAGCACTTCCCGCCGGCGATCGCCGCCGGCGCCGATGCCGTGCTGGCCGCCTCCGTGTTCCACAACGGCGAGCTCACCATCGGCCAGGTCAAGGCGGCCATCGCGGCCGAGGGAATGCCGGTGCGCGCATGAGCGACAACGCGAACGGCACCGGCACCGGCAACGCCGACGTCGACGCCGTCATCGCCCGCGCCGCCTTCAACGCCGACGGCCTGCTTCCGGCCATCATCCAGCAGCACGACACCCGCGAGGTGCTGATGCTCGGCTGGATGGATGCCGAGGCACTCCGCCGCACCCTGACCGAGGGCCGCGTCACCTTCTGGTCGCGCTCCCGCCAGGAGTACTGGCGCAAGGGCGACACGTCCGGCCACGCCCAGTTCGTGCGCGGCGCCGCACTCGACTGCGACGACGATGCGCTGCTGGTGCAGGTCGAGCAGATCGGGGCGGCCTGCCACACCGGCGCGCTCTCCTGCTTCGACGTCGACCCCCTCCAGCCCGTCATCCTGCCCGCCTGAGACACAGTTCGCCCGACGTTCGCCCCGACGAGGAGCCTGACATGAGCACCGGAACCACCACGCGCGCCGACTTCGACGCGGTCGCCGCCGAACACCGGGTGATCCCGGTGATGCGCGAGCTCTTCGCCGACGGCGAGACGCCCGTGAACATCTACCGCAAGCTTGCCGAGGGCCGCCCGGGCAGCTTCCTGCTGGAGTCGGCTGAGCAGGGCGGCATCTGGTCCCGGTTCTCCTTCGTCGGCGTCTCCTCCTTCGGCGTCCTCACGCAGAACGAGGAGTCCGTCGCCTGGATCGACTACGGCGCCCCCGCAGAGCGCGTGCTCGGCGACGCGGCCGGCCTCGCGCCGCTCGCCGCCCTCGAGCAGCTGTTCGAGCGCTGGAAGACGCCGCAGCTGCCCGGCCACCCTCCGCTGACCGGCGGCCTCGTCGGCTTCATCGGCTGGGAGGCCATCCGGCAGATCGAGAAGCTGCCGAACAAGCCGCCGAAGGAGTCCGGCGTGCCCGGCCAGGCGTTCAGCTTCGTCGCCGAGCTCGTCGTCATCGACCACAAGTACGGCACCGTGCAGCTGATCGCCAACGTGCTGAACGACGGCCGCGACGACGCGGACACCCTGTGGACGGACGCCCAGTCCCGCCTGGACGCCCTGCAGCGGCGCCTCGCCCAGCCGTCGGAGGCGTGGCTCGCCGAGGTCGACATGAACACGGCCCCGCACGGGCGCTCGCGCACCGCGGAGGCCGACTTCCTGGCATCCGTGGAGACCGCCAAGGAGTACATCCGCGACGGCGACATCTTCCAGGTCGTCATCTCGCAGCGCTTCGAGCAGGACTGCACCGCCGCCCCGATCGACGTCTACCGGGTGCTGCGCAGCCTCAACCCGAGCCCGTACATGTACCTGCTCAGCCTGGAGACCCCCGACGGCGAGCCGTACTGGATCGTCGGCTCCTCGCCGGAGGCCCTGGTCAAGGTGCAGAGCAACCGCGTCTTCACCAACCCGATCGCCGGCTCCCGGCCGCGCGGCGCGACGCCGGAGGCCGACGCCGACCTGGCCACCGAGCTGCTGGCCGACGCCAAAGAGCGCGCGGAGCACCTGATGCTCGTCGACCTGGCCCGCAACGACCTGGCCAAGGTGTGCACCCCCGGCAGCATCGAGGTGACCGAGTTCATGCGCATCGAGCGGTTCAGCCACATCATGCACATCGTCTCCGCCGTCGAGGGCGACCTCACGGAGGGCAAGAACGCGATCAGCGTGTTCCGGGCCACGTTCCCGGCCGGAACCCTCTCCGGCGCGCCGAAGCCGCGCGCCCTGCAGATCATCGACGAGCTCGAGCCGGCCCAGCGCGGCGTGTACGGGGGAGTGGTGGGCTACTTCGGCCTCGCCGGCGACGCCGACCTCGCCATCGCGATCCGCACCGTCACGATCATGGGCGGCGTGGCCACCGTGCAGGCCGGGGCCGGCCTCGTGCTCGACTCCGTGCCGCAGACCGAGTTCGAAGAGACACAGAACAAGGCCGCGGCGCCGCTGCGCGCCGTCGCCGTCGCCAACGCACTACACAGGGTGGTCTGAGCATGAGTGCCGCACGAATCAAGGGGCTCCTCATCGTCGGCGGGCTGCTGTCCGCCGTCCTCGCCCTCCTCGCCTGGACCCAGACCTGGGTGGTCGCGCACGTGGAGGGCATCCCGATCGACATCGACGGGGCCGCCGCCGCCCCCGCCCTGTCCGCGCTGGCCCTGGCCGGGCTCGCCCTGGGCGGCGCGCTGGCCATCGCCGGCCCCGCCTTCCGGCTGGTGCTCGGCGTGCTCGAGGTGCTGCTCGGCGTGTCCGTGGTGATCGCCTCCTCCGCCGCCATCGCCGACCCGGCCGCCGCCGCCATCGCCGACGTCACCAAGCTCACCGGCGTGGCCGGCGACAGCGCCGTTCTGGCGCTGATCTCGGATGCCGCCATCACGCTGTGGCCGTGGGTCGGCGTGGCCTCCGGCGTGCTGTTCGCCGCCGCCGGCCTCGGCGTGCTGCTCAGCTCGCGGCGCTGGCCGGGCCCCGGCCGCAAGTACCAGGCGGTGCGCCTGGAACACGCCGACGGCGCCCCCCTCAGCGCCAAGGACGCTGCCATCGACAACTGGGACGAGCTCAGCCGCGGCAGCGACCCCACCGACCAGCAGTAACCCCGCTCTTCCCCGGCTGCCCGGCCGCATGCGGCGGAGCCGCTAGACTTTCACACACCCCCTTCAACCTCTAAGGAGAACCATGAGCACAGAGTCAGTCGAGCCAGGACACGGCAATTCGCCGGCCGCATGGACCTCGGTCGTCATCATGCTCCTCGCCTTCCTCATCGGAACCGTCGCGTTCTTCCTGGAGCAGGAGTGGCTCGTCTGGGCCTCCGCCGGGCTCCTCGTCGCCGGCCTCATCGTCGGCTGGGCCCTCGCCAAGGCCGGATACGGCGTCAACGGCCCGAAGTACGCCCCGAAAGCGCACTAGCGAGTGCTGACCGAGCTCACCGCCGGCTCCGTTGAAGATGCCGAGCGGCGGCGCCTGAGCCGCCCATACGCCGCCGTCGAGGCCGCCGCTCTGGCGCGCCCGGCGGCCCTCGACGCCCTTGCCGCGCTGGCCCCGGCCGAGCGAGTCAAGGTCATCGCCGAAGTCAAGCGGTCGAGCCCGTCGCGCGGCCAGCTGGCCGAGATCCGCGACCCCGCCGCGCTGGCATCCGCCTACGAACAGGGCGGGGCCAGCGCGATCAGCGTGCTCACCGAGGAACGCAAGTTCGGCGGCTCGCTCGCCGACCTGGAGGCCGTGCGCGCCGCGGTGAGCCTGCCGGTGCTCCGCAAGGACTTCATCGCCACGCCGTACCAGGTGCTCGAGGCCCGCGCCGCGGGCGCCGACCTGGTGCTGCTCATCGTCGCCGCGCTCGAGCAGCCGCTGCTCGCCGAGCTGCACACGCTGATCCTCGAACTCGGCATGACGCCGCTCGTCGAGACGCACAGCGCCGACGAGCTGGAGCGCGCCATCGACCTCGGTGCCGCACTCATCGGCGTCAACGCGCGCAACCTTTCCACCTTCGAGATGGACAAGAACCTCTTCGGCACCCTGTCCGAGCGCATCCCGGCCGGAACCATCAAGGTCGCCGAGTCCGCGGTGCTCTCCGCGGCGGATGTCGCGCACTACCGCGCGGCCGGCGCCGACGTCGTGCTCGTCGGCGAGGCGCTCGTCACGAGCGACCCGATCCGCACGCTCTCCGAATTCCTGGCGGTCCCAGTAAGGAATCAACCGTGACGAACCCCACCGACCCGACCCCCTCCCGCAACCTGCGCGACGAGCTCGGCCCGTACTTCGGCGACTTCGGCGGGCGCTTCGTGCCCGAGTCGCTCGTCGCGGCCCTGGACGAGCTCACCGAGGCCTACGAGCTGACCAAGAAGGACCCGGCGTTCGCGGCGGAGCTCGCCGAGCTGCACAAGACCTACACCGGCCGGCCCTCCATCATCACCGAGGTGCCCCGCTTCGCCGAGCACGCCGGCGGCGCCCGCATCATCCTCAAGCGCGAGGACCTGAACCACACCGGCTCGCACAAGATCAACAACGTGCTCGGCCAGGCCCTGCTCACCAAGCGGATCGGCAAGACCCGCGTCATCGCCGAGACCGGCGCCGGCCAGCACGGCGTCGCCACCGCGACCGCCGCCGCCCTGTTCGGCTTCGAGTGCGTCGTCTACATGGGCGAGGTCGACACCGAGCGCCAGGCGCTCAACGTCGCCCGGATGCGCCTGCTCGGCGCGGAGGTCGTCGCCGTCAAGGCCGGCTCCCGCACGCTCAAGGACGCCATCAACGACGCCATGCGCGACTGGGTCACCAACGTCGAGAACACCAACTACATCTTCGGCACGGTCGCCGGGCCGCACCCCTTCCCGGCCATGGTCCGCGACTTCCAGAAGATCATCGGCGAGGAGGCCCGCGCCCAGGTGCTCGAGCTGACCGGCGCCCTGCCGGATGCCGTCGCCGCGTGCGTCGGCGGAGGCTCCAACGCCATGGGCATCTTCCACGCCTTCCTCGACGACCCCTCCGTCGCCCTGTACGGCTACGAGGCGGCCGGCGAGGGCGCCGACACGCCGCGCCACGCCGCCACCATCACCAAGGGCAGCCCGGGCGTGCTGCACGGCGCCCGCAGCATGATGCTGCAGGACGAGGACGGCCAGACCTACGAGTCGCACTCCATCTCCGCCGGCCTCGATTACCCGGGCGTCGGACCGGAGCACGCCTGGCTGAACAGCATCGGCCGGGCCGGCTACCGCCCCGTCACCGACGCCGCAGCCATGGACGCGCTCCTGCTGCTCAGCCGCACCGAGGGCATCATCCCCGCCATCGAGTCGGCGCACGCCCTCGCCGGCGCGCTGGAGCTCGGCCGCGAGCTCGGCCCGGACTCGACCATCCTGGTCAACCTGAGCGGCCGCGGCGACAAGGACATGGAGACCGCCGGGCGGTACTTCAAGCTGATCGACGAGGGGGCCACGCAGTCATGAGTGCTGTTGAGCAGACCATCCGCACCCGCGTGGACGCCGGCAGCGGCGCCCTGATCGGCTACCTGCCGGTCGGCTTCCCGAGCCTCGGCGGCAGCATCGACGCCGCCGTCGCGCTCGTCGAGAACGGCGTCGACATCCTCGAGATGGGCCTGCCGTACTCCGACCCCGTGATGGACGGCAGCGTCATCCAGGCCGCAACCCAGCAGGCCCTGGCCGACGGCTTCCGGCTGCGCGACGGCTTCGAGGCCGTGCGCGCCATCACCGCCCAGGTCAGCGCCCCGGTGCTGATCATGACCTACTGGAACCCGGTCGTGCAGTACGGCGTCGAGCGCTTCGCCGACGACCTCGCCGCCGCCGGCGGGGCCGGGCTGATCACGCCCGACCTGATCCCCGACGAGGGCGCTGACTGGATCACCGCCTCCGAGCGCACCGGCCTCGACCGCGTCTTCCTCGCCGCCCCCACCTCCACGCCCGAGCGCCTGCGCCGGGTCGTCGAGTCCAGCAGGGGCTTCGTCTACGCCGTCTCCACCATGGGCATCACCGGTGCCCGCGCCGACGTCGATGCGGCCGCCCGCAGCCTCATCGAGCGTCTGCGCGAGGCGGGATCCACGAGCGCCTGCGTCGGCGTCGGGATCTCCACGCCGGAGCAGGTGCGCGAGGTCCTCGGCTACGCCGACGGCGCCATCGTGGGCTCCGCCCTGGTCAAGGCACTCGCCGAGGGGGGAGTCGACGCCGTCGGCGCCCTCGCCCGCGAGCTGGCCGCAGGCAAGAACGAACTCTAACTTTTCACCGACCGAAAGGCAGTACTGGTGTTTGCACCGTTGAGCATTCCGAGCCCCGAGTGGAGCTACTTCGACCTCGGTCCGTTCCGCATCCACGCCTACGCCCTGTGCATCCTGGCCGGCATCGTCGCCGCGACGATCATGACCAGCATGCGCCTGACCAAGCGCGGTGCAGAGCCCGGCATCGTGCTGGACATCATCCTCTGGGCGGTGCCGCTCGGCATCATCGGCGCGCGCATCTACCACGTGCTCACCCACCCCGGCGACTACTTCTACCCGGGCGCCGACCTGCTGCGCACCCTGTACATCTGGGAGGGCGGCAACGCCATCTTCGGCGCGCTCATCGGTGGCGCGATCGGTGCATACATCGGATGCCGCATGACCGGCATCCGCTTCTGGTCCTTCGCCGACGCGCTCGCGCCCGGCATGTTGCTGGCACAGGCCATGGGCCGTCTCGGCAACTGGTTCAACGCCGAGCTGTTCGGCCTGCCCACCACGCTGCCGTGGGGCCTGGAGATCTCCCAGAGCAACCCGGCGTTCCCCGTCGGGCTGCCGGAGGGAACCCTGTTCCACCCCACCTTCCTCTACGAGATCATCTGGAACCTGGCCGGCGTCGCCGTCATCCTGCTGCTGGAGCGCAAGCTCACGCTGCGCTGGGGCAAGGCCTTCGCCGTCTACCTGATCTGGTACGGCCTCGGCCGCAGCTTCTTCGAGGCCATCCGGGTCGACCCGAGCGAGATGTTCCTCGGCGTGCGCACCAACATCTGGGCCGCCTGGCTGGCCGTGGTGATCGGAATCGTGCTGTTCATCGTGCAGTCGCGCCGCCACACCGGGGTCGAGATCAGCCCCTACGTGCCGGGTCGTGAATGGAACCCCGACGACGCTGATATAGAATCTGACAACGCAGATTCTGAGGAAGACGACCACGGCGATGGAGCCGCGACCATTCAGTCCACTGCCGCCGCAGCCACAAGCACACACGGCCCCAACTCCTAGGCTCACCCACCCAGCGAGTTCTGCTCATCTCCCCTCGCATTCGAGGGGTAGCGCAACAACCCATTTGTGGGCCAATGGCGTCCCTTCGCACTCCGAGCGTGAGGACGCCCAACCGTGACGTTTCAGCAGACATTTACGAGGTTCAGTCAAATCCCGGGTCGACAGGGTCTCTACGACCCTGGGCACGAGAAAGACGCCTGCGGCCTGGCCATGGTCGCAACCCTCCGTGGCACGGCAGGCCACGACATCATCACGGCGGCGCTCAACGCGCTGCGCAATCTGGAACACCGCGGGGCCGTCGGCTCCGACGCCGGAACCGGTGACGGCGCGGGGATCATCACGCAGATCCCCGACGCCTTCCTCCGGGCGGTGACCGACTTCGAGCTTCCCGCCGTCGGCCGCTACGCGGTCGGCAACGCGTTCCTCCCCACCGATCCCACCGCCCGCACCGCCATCAAGCGGGCCATCGCCGACATCGCCGGCGAGGAGGGCCTCACCGTCCTCGGCTGGCGCGAGGTTCCCGTCCGGCCCGACGAGGTCGGCACCCTGGCCCGCGCGGCGATGCCCGCCATCCAGGCCTTCTACGTGCAGAGCGCGCGCAGCACAGAGACCGGTGCCCCGCTCTCCGGCATCGAGCTGGACCGCCAGACCTACCGGCTGCGCAAGCGCGCAGAGCGAGAGCTCGAGATCTACTTCGCCTCGCTCTCCTGCCGCACCCTGGTCTACAAGGGCATGGTCACCACGCTCCAGCTGGAACCCTTCTACCCCGACCTCTCCGACGAGCGCTTCGCCTCCACGCTCGCGCTGGTGCACTCGCGCTACTCCACCAACACCTTCCCGTCCTGGCCGTTGGCCCAGCCGTTCCGGATGATCGCGCACAACGGCGAGATCAACACCATCCAGGGCAACCGCAACTGGATGCGCGCCCGCCAGTCCCAGCTGGAGTCGGAGCTGCTCGGCGACCTCGCCCCGCTGCTGCCGATCGTCACGCCCGGTGCCAGCGACTCCGCCTCCTTCGACGAGGTGGTCGAGCTGCTCACCCTGTCCGGGCGCTCGCTCCCGCACGCGGTGATGATGATGGTCCCGGAGGCCTGGGAGAACCAGACCGAGATGGACGCGGAGCGCCGCGACTTCTACGACTACCACTCCATGCTCATGGAGCCGTGGGACGGCCCGGCCGCCATCGTGTTCACCGACGGCTCGCTCGTCGGCGCGACGCTGGACCGCAACGGCCTCCGCCCCGGCCGCTTCGTGATCACGGATGACGGCCTCGTCGTCCTGGCCAGCGAGATCGGCGTGCTGGACTTCGACCCGGCCACCATCGTGCGGAAGGGGCGCCTGCGCCCCGGCAAGATGTTCCTCGTCGACACCGTCGCCGGCCGGCTCATCGAAGACGATGAGATCAAGGCCGAGCTGGCCGCCGCCGAGCCCTGGGGGCAGTGGCTGGAGCAGAGCCGGATCAAGCTGGCCGAGCTGCCGGAGCGCGAGCACATCGTGCACCCGCCGGCCTCCGTCGTGCGCCGCCAGCGCACCTTCGGCTACACCGAGGAGGAGCTGCGGCTGCTGCTGACCCCAATGGCCCGCTTCGGGGCGGAGCCGCTCGGCGCGATGGGCTCCGACACCCCGATCGCCGTGCTCTCCGACCGCCCGCGGCTGCTGTTCGACTACTTCACCCAGCAGTTTGCCCAGGTCACCAACCCGCCGCTGGACTCGATCCGCGAGCAGCTGGTCACCTCGCTCGGCAGCTCGGTCGGCCCGGAGCACAACCTGCTCAGCTCCGGCCCGGAGCACGCCGGCCAGGTCTCGCTCACCTTCCCGGTGATCGACAACGACGAACTGGCCAAGATCCAGCACATCGACCCGCAGCCCGGCAGCAAGAGCACCGTCACGATCCGCGGCCTGTACCGCTTCGACGAGGGCGTCAACGCCCTGCGCGACCGCCTGGCCGCGCTGAACGTCGAGGTGGACCGGGCCATCGAGGCCGGCGCCCGCTTCATCGTGCTGAGCGACCGCGACTCCAACAAGGACCTGGCGCCGATCCCGTCGCTGCTGATGACGGCATCCGTGCACCACCACCTCACCCGCTCGGAGCACCGCATGAAGGTGGGCCTGCTGGTGGAGGCCGGCGATGTGCGCGAGGTGCACCACGTCGCCCTGCTGATCGGCTACGGCGCCTCCGCCGTGAACCCCTACCTGGCGATGGAGAGCTGCGAGAACCTGGTCCGCAGCGGCGTCATCACCGACGTCACCCCGGAGAAGGCCGTCGGCAACGTCATCAAGGCGCTCGGCAAGGGCGTGCTGAAGATCATGTCCAAGATGGGCATCTCCACCATCGCCTCCTACTCCGGCGCGCAGGCCTTCGAGGCACTCGGCCTGGACGAGGGCTTCATCGAGGAGTACTTCACCGGCACCACCTCCAAGCTCGGCGGCGTCGGCATCGAGGTCATCCAGGCGGAGAACCTCAAGCGGCACACCTCCGCCTACCCGGAGGATGCCGCGGTCACCGTGCACGAGCGGCTGCAGACCGGCGGCGAGTACCAGTGGCGCCGCGACGGCGCCCCGCACCTGTTCAACCCGGAGACGGTGTTCCGGCTGCAGCACGCCACCCGCACCCGCCGCTACGACATCTTCCGCGAGTACACCAAGCTGGTCGACGACCAGGCGGAGACGCTGATGACGCTGCGCGGCATGTTCGCGCTCCGCACCGGCCGGCGCCCCGCCGTCCCGCTGGAGGAGGTCGAGTCCGTCGCCTCCATCGTCAAGCGCTTCTCCACCGGTGCGATGAGCTACGGCTCCATCTCGCAGGAGGCGCACGAGACGCTCGCCATCGCCATGAACAGCCTCGGCGCCAAGTCCAACACGGGCGAGGGCGGCGAGGACCTGGACCGGCTGCTCGACCCGGAGCGGCGCAGCGCCATCAAGCAGGTGGCCTCCGGCCGTTTCGGCGTGACGAGCATGTACCTGAGCCACGCCGATGACATCCAGATCAAGCTCGCCCAGGGCGCCAAGCCCGGCGAGGGCGGCCAGCTGCCCTCCACCAAGGTCTACCCTTGGGTGGCGCGCACCCGGCACGGCACCCCCGGCGTCGGGCTCATCTCGCCGCCGCCGCACCACGACATCTACTCGATCGAAGACCTCAAGCAGCTCATCTTCGACCTCAAGCGGGCCAACCCGAAGGCGCGCATCCACACCAAGCTGGTCAGCCAGTCCGGCATCGGCGCGGTCGCCGCCGGCGTCGCGAAGGCGCTCTCCGACGTCATCCTGGTCTCCGGCCACGACGGCGGAACCGGCGCCAGCCCGGTCAACTCGCTCAAGCACGCGGGAACCCCGTGGGAGCTCGGCCTGGCCGAGACCCAGCAGACGCTGATGCTGAACGGGATGCGCGACCGGGTGGTCGTGCAGGTCGACGGCCAGCTGAAGACCGGCCGCGACGTCGTCATCGGCGCCCTGCTCGGCGCGGAGGAGTTCGGCTTCGCCACCGCCCCGCTCATCGTCGAGGGCTGCATCATGATGCGCGTCTGCCACCTGGACACCTGCCCGGTCGGCGTCGCCACGCAGAACCCGGAGCTGCGCAAGCGCTTCACCGGCAAGCCGGAGTTCGTGGTGAACTTCTTCGAGTTCATCGCCCAGGAGGTGCGCGAGTACCTCGCGGAGCTCGGCTTCCGCACCCTCGGCGAGGCCATCGGCCACCACGAGATGCTCGACACCGCCCAGGCGATCAACCACTGGAAGGCGTCCGGCATGGACCTGACGCCGATCCTGGTCGGGCCCGACTTCTCGGACGCCGAACCGCGCCAGAGCGCGCGCGAGCAGGACCACGAGCTGGAGAGCCACTTCGACAAGCAGCTCATCCAGCAGGCGGCCGGGGTGCTGGAGCGCGGCGGCCACGTGGCCATCGAGCTGCCCATCCGCAACACGGAACGCGCCGTGGGCACGATGCTCGGCCACGAGGTGACCATGCGGCACGGCGTCAACGGCCTGCCGGAGAACTCCATCGAGGTGACGCTGCACGGCTCCGCCGGGCAGTCGCTCGGCGCCTTCCTGCCCGGCGGCATCACGCTCCGGCTCGAGGGCGACTCCAACGACTACGTCGGCAAGGGCCTCTCCGGCGGCCGCATCGCGGTGCGCCCGGACCGGCAGAGCCTGTTCCCGGCCGAGCGCAACGTCATCGCCGGCAACGTCATCGGCTACGGGGCGACCAGCGGCTCGCTGTTCCTCCGCGGCATCGTGGGGGAGCGCTTCCTGGTGCGCAACTCCGGCGCCACCGCCGTCGTCGAGGGCGTCGGCGACCACGCCCTCGAGTACATGACCGGCGGACTCGCCCTCATCCTGGGCGGCACCGGGCGCAACCTCGGCGCCGGCATGTCCGGCGGCACCGCGTACGTCTACGAGCTGAAGCGGGAGCGGGTCAACCCCGACTCCCTGGCCAGCGGCGAACTGGAGCTGCTCGAGCTCGGCAGCGCCGACCGCGAGATCGTGCGCGACCTGCTGGAGCAGCACCGGGCGGAGACCGGCTCCGCCGTCGCGGAGCGCATGCTGGCCGACCTCGACGGCGCGATCTCGCGCTTCGTCAAGGTGCTGCCGCGCGACTACGCGGCCGTGCAGGGCATCCGGGCCCAGGCAGAAGCCGACGGGATCGACCCCGACGGCACACATATGTGGAATCGAATTCTGGAGGTGACCGGTGGCTGACCCCAAAGGCTTCATGAAGACAACTGAGCGCGAGCTCCCCGCCCGGCGCCCCGTCTCGGTGCGCCTGATGGACTGGAAAGAGGTGTACGAGGCCGGCGACTCCGCCGTGCTCAAGCGCCAGGCCGGCCGCTGCATGGACTGCGGCGTGCCGTTCTGCCACCAGGGCTGCCCGCTCGGCAACCTGATCCCGGAGTGGAACGACCTCACCCACCGCGGTGAGGGGCACGCGGCGATCGAGCGGCTGCACGCCACGAACAACTTCCCGGAGTTCACGGGCAGGCTCTGCCCGGCCCCGTGCGAGTCGGCCTGCGTGCTCGGCATCAACCAGCCGGCCGTCACGATCAAGCAGGTCGAGGTCTCCATCATCGACCAGGCCTTCGACAACGGCTGGGTGACGCCGCACCTGCCGGGCCGCCTGACCGGCAAGACGATCGCCGTCGTCGGCTCCGGCCCGGCCGGCCTGGCCGCGGCCCAGCAGCTCACCCGGGCCGGCCACACCGTGGCCGTGTTCGAGCGCGACGACCGCATCGGCGGCCTGCTGCGCTACGGCATCCCCGACTTCAAGATGGAGAAGCGCCACATCGAGGGCCGGCTGGCCCAGATGAGCGCGGAGGGCACCCGCTTCCGCCCCGGCGTGAACATCGGCGTC carries:
- the gltB gene encoding glutamate synthase large subunit; translation: MTFQQTFTRFSQIPGRQGLYDPGHEKDACGLAMVATLRGTAGHDIITAALNALRNLEHRGAVGSDAGTGDGAGIITQIPDAFLRAVTDFELPAVGRYAVGNAFLPTDPTARTAIKRAIADIAGEEGLTVLGWREVPVRPDEVGTLARAAMPAIQAFYVQSARSTETGAPLSGIELDRQTYRLRKRAERELEIYFASLSCRTLVYKGMVTTLQLEPFYPDLSDERFASTLALVHSRYSTNTFPSWPLAQPFRMIAHNGEINTIQGNRNWMRARQSQLESELLGDLAPLLPIVTPGASDSASFDEVVELLTLSGRSLPHAVMMMVPEAWENQTEMDAERRDFYDYHSMLMEPWDGPAAIVFTDGSLVGATLDRNGLRPGRFVITDDGLVVLASEIGVLDFDPATIVRKGRLRPGKMFLVDTVAGRLIEDDEIKAELAAAEPWGQWLEQSRIKLAELPEREHIVHPPASVVRRQRTFGYTEEELRLLLTPMARFGAEPLGAMGSDTPIAVLSDRPRLLFDYFTQQFAQVTNPPLDSIREQLVTSLGSSVGPEHNLLSSGPEHAGQVSLTFPVIDNDELAKIQHIDPQPGSKSTVTIRGLYRFDEGVNALRDRLAALNVEVDRAIEAGARFIVLSDRDSNKDLAPIPSLLMTASVHHHLTRSEHRMKVGLLVEAGDVREVHHVALLIGYGASAVNPYLAMESCENLVRSGVITDVTPEKAVGNVIKALGKGVLKIMSKMGISTIASYSGAQAFEALGLDEGFIEEYFTGTTSKLGGVGIEVIQAENLKRHTSAYPEDAAVTVHERLQTGGEYQWRRDGAPHLFNPETVFRLQHATRTRRYDIFREYTKLVDDQAETLMTLRGMFALRTGRRPAVPLEEVESVASIVKRFSTGAMSYGSISQEAHETLAIAMNSLGAKSNTGEGGEDLDRLLDPERRSAIKQVASGRFGVTSMYLSHADDIQIKLAQGAKPGEGGQLPSTKVYPWVARTRHGTPGVGLISPPPHHDIYSIEDLKQLIFDLKRANPKARIHTKLVSQSGIGAVAAGVAKALSDVILVSGHDGGTGASPVNSLKHAGTPWELGLAETQQTLMLNGMRDRVVVQVDGQLKTGRDVVIGALLGAEEFGFATAPLIVEGCIMMRVCHLDTCPVGVATQNPELRKRFTGKPEFVVNFFEFIAQEVREYLAELGFRTLGEAIGHHEMLDTAQAINHWKASGMDLTPILVGPDFSDAEPRQSAREQDHELESHFDKQLIQQAAGVLERGGHVAIELPIRNTERAVGTMLGHEVTMRHGVNGLPENSIEVTLHGSAGQSLGAFLPGGITLRLEGDSNDYVGKGLSGGRIAVRPDRQSLFPAERNVIAGNVIGYGATSGSLFLRGIVGERFLVRNSGATAVVEGVGDHALEYMTGGLALILGGTGRNLGAGMSGGTAYVYELKRERVNPDSLASGELELLELGSADREIVRDLLEQHRAETGSAVAERMLADLDGAISRFVKVLPRDYAAVQGIRAQAEADGIDPDGTHMWNRILEVTGG